A window of the Brachybacterium sacelli genome harbors these coding sequences:
- a CDS encoding RsmB/NOP family class I SAM-dependent RNA methyltransferase, producing MNNQRRDRDGRDAKGRERSGSRGRGGPRRGYSASRPSERERRATPSRQVALEGLRLVREEDSYANLVLPRLLRSWRVSGRDAAFTTELFYGSLRAQGRLDAILGACVNRPLADVEPALVDVLRLGAYQLLDMTVAPHAATSETVALARAEVGAGAASFVNAVLRRVGERTLPEWLAEVAPDREQDLAGHLAVVHSHPRWVVRALMDALAGHGRSREEIDELLAAQNAAPSVSLVMRPGLTDLDELIDHGAGQGRLSVFAAAWPSGDPGGMDLVQQGRVAVQDEGSQLAALALALGADDLVRAEDAHWLDLCAGPGGKTALLGGLTVGHDADLLAVELQEHRTELVERTVAALQEAGCEITTRTADGTTIGGELPGRFSRVLVDVPCSGLGALRRRPEARWRRTPADIGHLSTLQRDLLRSALDAAADGGVVAYVTCSPHIAETRLVVADILKERGDVEQLDAREAVRAGVLPAQRAGVDLGEGPSVQLWPHVHGTDAMYISLLRRQGAPTVEGTA from the coding sequence ATGAACAACCAGCGACGAGACCGCGACGGCCGCGACGCCAAGGGGCGCGAGCGCTCGGGTTCCCGCGGCCGGGGCGGTCCCCGCCGGGGCTATTCCGCCTCCCGTCCCTCCGAGCGGGAGCGTCGTGCCACGCCCTCGCGGCAGGTCGCCCTCGAGGGTCTGCGCCTGGTGCGCGAGGAGGACTCCTACGCGAACCTGGTCCTGCCCCGTCTGCTGCGCTCCTGGCGGGTCTCCGGTCGCGACGCCGCCTTCACCACCGAGCTGTTCTACGGCTCGCTGAGGGCACAGGGGAGGCTCGACGCGATCCTCGGCGCCTGCGTGAACCGTCCGCTGGCCGACGTCGAACCCGCCCTGGTCGACGTGCTGCGCCTCGGCGCCTACCAGCTGCTGGACATGACCGTCGCCCCCCACGCGGCGACCTCCGAGACGGTCGCCCTGGCCCGCGCCGAGGTCGGCGCGGGCGCCGCCAGCTTCGTGAACGCCGTGCTGCGACGGGTGGGGGAGCGGACCCTCCCGGAGTGGCTCGCGGAGGTCGCCCCGGACCGGGAGCAGGACCTCGCCGGGCATCTGGCCGTCGTCCACTCCCATCCCCGCTGGGTGGTCCGCGCCCTGATGGACGCCCTGGCCGGGCACGGCCGCTCCCGCGAGGAGATCGACGAACTGCTGGCCGCGCAGAACGCCGCGCCATCGGTCTCCCTGGTCATGCGGCCCGGCCTCACGGACCTCGACGAGCTCATCGACCACGGCGCCGGCCAGGGGCGCCTGAGCGTCTTCGCCGCCGCCTGGCCCTCGGGCGACCCCGGCGGTATGGACCTGGTCCAGCAGGGCCGGGTCGCCGTGCAGGACGAGGGCAGCCAGCTCGCCGCCCTGGCGCTCGCGCTCGGGGCCGACGACCTGGTCCGCGCCGAGGACGCGCACTGGCTGGACCTCTGCGCCGGCCCCGGCGGGAAGACCGCCCTGCTGGGCGGGTTGACCGTCGGCCACGATGCCGATCTGCTCGCCGTCGAGCTCCAGGAGCACCGTACGGAGCTGGTCGAGCGCACCGTGGCCGCCCTCCAGGAGGCGGGCTGCGAGATCACCACCCGCACCGCCGACGGCACCACGATCGGCGGCGAGCTGCCCGGCCGCTTCTCCCGTGTCCTCGTCGACGTGCCCTGCTCCGGACTGGGTGCCCTGCGCCGTCGACCCGAGGCCCGATGGCGCCGCACCCCCGCTGACATCGGCCACCTCAGCACCCTGCAGCGGGATCTGCTGCGCTCGGCGCTCGACGCCGCCGCCGACGGGGGAGTCGTCGCCTACGTGACATGCTCCCCGCACATCGCGGAGACCCGCCTGGTGGTCGCGGACATCCTGAAGGAGCGCGGGGACGTGGAGCAGCTCGACGCCCGCGAGGCCGTGCGGGCCGGAGTCCTCCCCGCCCAGCGCGCCGGGGTCGACCTCGGCGAGGGCCCCTCCGTCCAGCTGTGGCCCCACGTCCACGGCACCGACGCCATGTACATCTCGCTCCTGCGCAGGCAGGGCGCCCCGACCGTGGAAGGTACCGCATGA
- the rpe gene encoding ribulose-phosphate 3-epimerase, with amino-acid sequence MNAAYSTDGQYIHPSILNADFMEIGGELDKIASADSVHVDIMDNHFVPNLTFGPGMVEQIVERSAIPVDAHLMIEDADREAPAFAEAGAASVTFHLEAASAPIKLARDLRRKNTEVGLALRPATAVEPLLDVIGEFDLLLLMTVEPGFGGQSFLESMLPKIRRARRAISEANLEVSIQVDGGVSRETIERCAEAGANVFVAGSAIYRAQDAAEEISALRELARGHGTH; translated from the coding sequence ATGAACGCCGCCTACTCGACCGATGGCCAGTACATCCACCCCAGCATCCTCAACGCCGACTTCATGGAGATCGGCGGCGAGCTGGACAAGATCGCGAGCGCGGACAGCGTCCACGTCGACATCATGGACAACCATTTCGTGCCGAACCTGACCTTCGGACCGGGCATGGTCGAGCAGATCGTCGAGCGCAGCGCGATCCCCGTCGATGCGCACCTGATGATCGAGGACGCCGATCGCGAGGCACCGGCCTTCGCCGAAGCGGGCGCTGCCTCGGTGACCTTCCACCTCGAGGCCGCGAGCGCCCCGATCAAGCTCGCCCGCGACCTGCGCCGCAAGAACACCGAGGTCGGACTCGCCTTGCGTCCCGCGACCGCGGTGGAGCCGCTGCTGGACGTCATCGGGGAGTTCGACCTGCTGCTGCTGATGACGGTGGAGCCGGGATTCGGCGGACAGAGCTTCCTGGAGTCCATGCTCCCCAAGATCCGCCGTGCTCGCCGCGCCATCAGCGAGGCCAACCTCGAGGTGTCGATCCAGGTCGACGGCGGGGTGAGCCGGGAGACCATCGAGCGCTGCGCCGAGGCCGGGGCCAACGTCTTCGTGGCCGGCTCGGCGATCTACCGCGCCCAGGACGCGGCCGAGGAGATCTCCGCCCTGCGTGAACTGGCCCGCGGCCACGGGACCCACTGA
- the pnuC gene encoding nicotinamide riboside transporter PnuC, which produces MELLQWLFEARIDFAGGQFVLLREVLGNVFGLLSALGGMRRKVWAWPLGIAGNLLLLTVFLGTVFGNPNSVDLLGQAGRQVMFILTSIYGWVRWRQAQHTGGTAVEPRWASWGTRVLLVVALVGGTAALTPLFRALGSYEPVWADAWIFMGSLLATFGMAKGWVEFWLIWVAVDLVGVPLLVGAGYYASAFMYVFYGAFTLTGFFVWWRVRSRQERGGESDGAVSVETAHLDPTVRRE; this is translated from the coding sequence ATGGAGCTTCTGCAGTGGCTCTTCGAGGCGAGGATCGACTTCGCGGGCGGTCAGTTCGTCCTCCTGCGGGAGGTGCTGGGCAACGTCTTCGGTCTGCTGAGCGCCCTGGGCGGCATGCGCCGCAAGGTCTGGGCCTGGCCCCTCGGCATCGCCGGCAATCTCCTGCTGCTCACCGTCTTCCTGGGCACCGTCTTCGGCAACCCGAACTCCGTGGACCTGCTCGGTCAGGCCGGGCGTCAGGTCATGTTCATCCTCACCAGCATCTACGGCTGGGTCCGCTGGCGGCAGGCCCAGCACACCGGCGGCACCGCCGTCGAGCCCCGCTGGGCCTCCTGGGGGACCCGCGTGCTGCTCGTCGTCGCCCTCGTCGGCGGCACCGCGGCGCTGACCCCGCTGTTCCGGGCGTTGGGCTCCTACGAGCCGGTGTGGGCGGACGCCTGGATCTTCATGGGCAGCCTGCTGGCGACCTTCGGCATGGCCAAGGGCTGGGTCGAGTTCTGGCTGATCTGGGTCGCCGTCGACCTCGTCGGTGTGCCGCTGCTGGTCGGCGCCGGGTACTACGCCAGCGCCTTCATGTATGTGTTCTACGGCGCCTTCACCCTCACGGGCTTCTTCGTGTGGTGGCGGGTGCGCAGCCGTCAGGAGCGCGGGGGAGAGAGCGACGGTGCCGTCTCGGTGGAGACCGCGCACCTGGATCCCACGGTGCGCCGGGAGTGA
- a CDS encoding phosphoribosyl-ATP diphosphatase: MKDFEALFAELTEKARTRPEGSGTVRELDAGVHQIGKKIVEEAAEVWMACEHESQEDAAMEISQLLYHLQVMMVAKDISLEDVYRQL; the protein is encoded by the coding sequence GTGAAGGATTTCGAGGCACTGTTCGCCGAGCTCACCGAGAAGGCCCGCACCCGACCCGAGGGATCGGGCACCGTGCGCGAGCTCGACGCCGGGGTGCACCAGATCGGCAAGAAGATCGTGGAGGAAGCGGCGGAGGTCTGGATGGCCTGCGAGCACGAGTCGCAGGAGGACGCCGCCATGGAGATCAGCCAGCTCCTCTACCACCTGCAGGTGATGATGGTCGCCAAGGACATCTCCCTCGAGGACGTCTACCGGCAGCTCTGA